A window from Citrus sinensis cultivar Valencia sweet orange chromosome 5, DVS_A1.0, whole genome shotgun sequence encodes these proteins:
- the LOC102630013 gene encoding probable U3 small nucleolar RNA-associated protein 7 isoform X1 — MGAKEENGDGGGIRPPIEQEISKELDTNMKKYLRGEGANLEILKDKKLKGQLALREELYGKSAKAAAKVEKWLMPSEGGYLEAEGVEKTWQIKQEAIAREVDILSSRNQYDIVLPELGPYTLDFTSSGRYMAAAGRKGHLAVVDMKNMNLIKEIQVRETVRDVVFLHNELFFAAAQKKYPYIYNRDGTELHCLKEHGAVLKLQFLRNHFLLVSINKFGQLRYQDVTMGEIVGNFRTGLGRTDVMRVNPFNGVVSLGHSGGTVTMWKPTTAAPLIKMLCHQGPVSALAFHPNGHLMATSGKECKIKIWDLRKYEVLQTLPGHAKTLDFSQKGLLAVGTGSFVQILGDFSGSHNYSRYMGNSMVKGYQIGKVSFRPYEDVLGIGHSMGWSSILVPGSGEPNFDSWVANPFETSKQRREKEVRSLLDKLPPETIMLNPSKIGTVREAKKKEKPTKQEREAEMEAAVEAVKGFVWKNKTKGRNKPSKKAKKKQELVAKAKRPFLDQQLKGEQSLSTKKQKLSEEVELPASLQRFARKKPTA; from the exons ATGGGTGCGAAAGAAGAGAACGGAGATGGTGGAGGTATTCGGCCTCCTATTGAACAG GAGATCTCCAAGGAATTAGATACAAACATGAAGAAATATCTCAGAGGAGAGGGTGCTAATTTGGAG attttaaaagacaaaaaattgaaggggCAACTTGCTCTCAGAGAAGAATTATATGGAAAGTCTGCGAAAGCTGCTGCCAAAGTTGAGAAG TGGCTTATGCCAAGTGAGGGAGGCTATTTGGAGGCAGAAGGTGTAGAAAAGACATGGCAGATCAAACAAGAAGCAATTGCTCGGGAAGTAGATATCCTAAGCTCCAGAAATCAATATGATATCGTGTTACCGG AACTTGGTCCATATACTCTGGATTTTACGTCAAGTGGTCGATATATGGCAGCTGCTGGACGCAAGGGGCACCTAGCTGTTGTGgacatgaaaaatatgaacttaattaaagaaattcaa GTTAGAGAAACAGTACGCGATGTGGTCTTCTTGCACAATGAGCTGTTTTTTGCTGCTGCCCAGAAAAA GTACCCTTATATTTACAATCGAGATGGCACTGAACTTCATTGTTTAAAG GAACATGGTGCAGTTCTGAAACTTCAGTTTCTGAGAAACCACTTTCTCTTGGTGTCCATAAACAAATTTGGGCAGCTTCGATATCAAGATGTTACAATGGGTGAGATTGTGGGTAATTTTCGAACTGGTCTAGGCCGTACTGATGTAATGCGGGTGAATCCCTTCAATGGGGTTGTTTCTTTGGGTCATTCTGGTGGAACGGTAACCATGTGGAAACCCACCACTGCTGCTCCCCTTATCAAGATGCTATGTCATCAGGGGCCTGTTTCAGCGTTGGCATTCCATCCTAATGGTCATCTCATGGCCACATCTGGCAAAGAATGTAAAATTAAGATTTGGGACTTGAGGAAATACGAGGTTCTCCAGACATTACCCGGCCATGCAAAGACTTTAGACTTCAGTCAGAAAGGTTTGCTTGCTGTTGGGACTGGATCATTTGTACAGATTCTGGGAGATTTTTCTGGATCTCATAACTATAGCAGGTACATGGGTAATTCTATGGTGAAAGGCTACCAAATAGGAAAAGTTTCATTTCGCCCATATGAAGATGTGTTAGGCATCGGGCACTCCATGGGTTGGTCTAGTATTCTTGTTCCCGGATCAGGTGAGCCCAACTTCGATTCCTGGGTGGCAAACCCATTCGAAACATCTAAACAGAGGAGAGAGAAGGAAGTGCGCTCTCTTCTTGACAAGCTCCCACCTGAAACAATCATGCTGAATCCATCTAAGATTGGTACGGTGAGGGAAgcgaagaagaaagagaaaccAACTAAGCAGGAGAGAGAAGCCGAAATGGAAGCTGCTGTTGAGGCCGTTAAGGGCTTCGTTTGGAAGAATAAAACAAAGGGTAGGAATAAACCGAGTAAGAAAGCCAAGAAGAAACAAGAACTGGTTGCAAAAGCCAAGAGACCGTTTCTGGATCAACAATTAAAGGGAGAACAATCATTGTCtacaaagaagcaaaaattATCCGAGGAAGTTGAACTACCGGCATCTTTGCAGAGATTTGCACGCAAGAAACCAACGGCATGA
- the LOC102628798 gene encoding partner of Y14 and mago isoform X1 gives MGSSNGGGDEELKRMAELSKTLKEGERILAPTRRPDGTLRKPIRIRAGYVPQDEVAIYQSKGALLRKELTALQEAPPGYDPELDAKPKTKSVKRNERKKEKRQQQAALEKGKIVEKLVDGEIKTEEVVSAENLSHGSASTDSLTSQMNELSVSANPVVENPLSDAKDPGDAGAPGQDIDKRIRAIKKKIRLAEAQQQKAGQQELKPEQLEKLSKLEGWHNELKLLEEKKADLEAS, from the exons aTGGGCAGCAGTAACGGAGGAGGAGACGAGGAGCTGAAGAGAATGGCAGAACTAAGCAAAACCCTAAAAGAAGGAGAGCGAATTTTGGCCCCCACGCGTAGACCCGACGGTACCCTCCGAAAACCAATTCGGATTCGGGCCGGTTACGTCCCTCAAGATGAAGTCGCCATCTATCAATCTAAAGGTGCACTG TTGAGAAAAGAACTGACGGCATTGCAGGAGGCGCCGCCAGGTTATGATCCAGAACTTGATGCAAAACCAAAGACGAAGTCTGTaaagagaaatgaaagaaagaaggaGAAACGGCAACAG CAGGCTGCTCTtgaaaagggtaaaattgtgGAAAAACTGGTAGATGGGGAGATTAAGACGGAAGAAGTTGTATCTGCTGAAAATCTAAGTCATGGGTCAGCATCCACCGACTCATTGACATCTCAGATGAATGAACTGTCTGTTTCTGCAAATCCAGTTGTCGAGAACCCTCTGTCAGATGCCAAGGATCCTGGAGATGCAGGAGCTCCAGGACAAGATATTGATAAAAGAATCCGGGCTATTAAAAAGAAG ATTCGACTCGCGGAAGCTCAACAGCAAAAAGCTGGGCAACAAGAATTGAAACCAGAGCAATTGGAGAAACTGTCAAAACTGGAAGGTTGGCACAATGAGCTAAAgcttttggaagaaaaaaaggcTGATCTGGAAGCATCATGA
- the LOC102628798 gene encoding partner of Y14 and mago isoform X2, producing MGSSNGGGDEELKRMAELSKTLKEGERILAPTRRPDGTLRKPIRIRAGYVPQDEVAIYQSKGALLRKELTALQEAPPGYDPELDAKPKTKSVKRNERKKEKRQQAALEKGKIVEKLVDGEIKTEEVVSAENLSHGSASTDSLTSQMNELSVSANPVVENPLSDAKDPGDAGAPGQDIDKRIRAIKKKIRLAEAQQQKAGQQELKPEQLEKLSKLEGWHNELKLLEEKKADLEAS from the exons aTGGGCAGCAGTAACGGAGGAGGAGACGAGGAGCTGAAGAGAATGGCAGAACTAAGCAAAACCCTAAAAGAAGGAGAGCGAATTTTGGCCCCCACGCGTAGACCCGACGGTACCCTCCGAAAACCAATTCGGATTCGGGCCGGTTACGTCCCTCAAGATGAAGTCGCCATCTATCAATCTAAAGGTGCACTG TTGAGAAAAGAACTGACGGCATTGCAGGAGGCGCCGCCAGGTTATGATCCAGAACTTGATGCAAAACCAAAGACGAAGTCTGTaaagagaaatgaaagaaagaaggaGAAACGGCAACAG GCTGCTCTtgaaaagggtaaaattgtgGAAAAACTGGTAGATGGGGAGATTAAGACGGAAGAAGTTGTATCTGCTGAAAATCTAAGTCATGGGTCAGCATCCACCGACTCATTGACATCTCAGATGAATGAACTGTCTGTTTCTGCAAATCCAGTTGTCGAGAACCCTCTGTCAGATGCCAAGGATCCTGGAGATGCAGGAGCTCCAGGACAAGATATTGATAAAAGAATCCGGGCTATTAAAAAGAAG ATTCGACTCGCGGAAGCTCAACAGCAAAAAGCTGGGCAACAAGAATTGAAACCAGAGCAATTGGAGAAACTGTCAAAACTGGAAGGTTGGCACAATGAGCTAAAgcttttggaagaaaaaaaggcTGATCTGGAAGCATCATGA
- the LOC102629537 gene encoding protein INVOLVED IN DE NOVO 2-like translates to MDHSSEEDADISDSEMVDYEDKSYEKLKSGNYNVKISDETFTCPYCPKKRKHDYRYKDLLQHASGIGNSSKRSAKEKANHLALAKFLETDLSDVGSQSKPVNGVDPLNVCSDGKFVWPWIGIVVNIPTRRGQDGRSVGESGSKLKDELIRRGLHPTRVQSLWNFRGHSGCALVQFNKNWPGLDNAMAFEKSYEADHHGKKDWNEGNQEKSGLYGWVARSDDYSLNNIIGEHLRKNRDLKTISGLVEEEARKKNLLVSNLTNTIEVKNKHLEEMKERCIETSNFIENLMEEKDRLVQGYNEEIKKIQLSAQYHFQRIFTEHENFKLQLEAQKKELEFLGVDLQKREAKNENDRKALAEEIEKNAMRNSSLQLATLEQQKADDNVRKLAEDQKIEKEELHNKIIQLEKQLDAKQALELEIERLRGTSKVMKHMSDGGDAEVQQKMETVLKDLREKEGELEDLEALNQTLIIKERKSNDDLQDARKELINAMKETSGHAHIGLKRMGELDGKPFFEAMKKWYNEEEAEEKGSELCSLWDEYLRDSDWHPFKVVTAEGKHKEILKEEDEKLKGLKKQMGEEVYKAVTTALLEINEYNPSGRYITSELWNFREGRRARLQEGVEILLKQWKLLKKRKR, encoded by the exons ATGGATCACAGCTCAGAAGAGGATGCAGATATAAGTGACTCTGAAATGGTCGATTATGAAGATAAATCTTATGAAAAACTTAAGAGTGGAAACTACAATGTGAAAATCTCAGATGAAACTTTTACTTGCCCTTACTGTCCGAAGAAAAGAAAGCATGATTACCGTTATAAGGATCTCCTTCAACATGCTTCTGGGATTGGCAATAGTAGCAAAAGAAGtgcaaaagaaaaggcaaatCATCTAGCTCTGGCAAAATTCTTGGAGACAGATCTAAGTGATGTAGGCAGTCAGTCAAAACCTGTGAATGGAGTTGATCCTCTGAATGTTTGCAGCGATGGGAAGTTTGTGTGGCCTTGGATTGGTATTGTGGTCAATATTCCTACAAGAAGGGGGCAGGATGGGCGGTCTGTCGGAGAAAGTGGATCCAAGCTGAAGGATGAATTGATTAGGAGAGGGCTCCACCCCACGAGAGTTCAATCACTGTGGAATTTTCGGGGTCATTCAGGGTGTGCCCTTGTACAATTCAACAAAAACTGGCCCGGTTTAGATAATGCCATGGCCTTTGAGAAAAGTTATGAGGCAGATCATCATGGGAAAAAGGATTGGAATGAAGGTAATCAAGAAAAGTCTGGTCTTTATGGGTGGGTTGCCCGTTCTGATGACTACAGTTTGAACAATATCATTGGTGAACACCTACGCAAGAACAGAGACCTTAAAACCATTTCTGGATTGGTGGAGGAAGAGGCACGAAAGAAGAATCTACTTGTATCCAATCTGACAAACACGATTGAGGTCAAGAACAAGCATTTGGAAGAGATGAAGGAAAGATGCATCGAGACTTCAAACTTCATTGAGAACTTAATGGAAGAGAAAGATAGGCTTGTTCAGGGGTATAATGAAG AGATAAAGAAAATACAACTTAGTGCACAGTACCACTTTCAGAGGATTTTTACTGAACATGAAAACTTTAAGTTGCAACTGGAGGCTCAGAAGAAAGAGCTTGAGTTCCTTGGGGTAGATCTGCAAAAGCGAGAGgcaaagaatgaaaatgatagaaaGGCTCTTGCCGAGGAGATTGAAAAG AATGCAATGAGAAACAGTTCGCTTCAATTGGCTACACTGGAACAACAGAAGGCTGATGACAATGTTAGAAAACTGGCCGAAGATCAGAAG ATAGAGAAGGAGGAGCttcataacaaaataattcaactGGAAAAACAACTGGATGCAAAACAAGCTCTGGAACTGGAAATTGAGAGACTGAGAGGCACATCAAAAGTGATGAAGCACATGAGTGACGGTGGTGATGCAGAGGTTCAGCAAAAGATGGAAACAGTGCTTAAAGATTTGAGAGAAAAGGAAGGAGAGCTTGAAGATCTAGAAGCATTGAACCAGACTCTAATCATTAAAGAACGTAAAAGTAATGATGACCTACAGGATGCTCGTAAAGAATTGATTAAT GCCATGAAAGAAACATCAGGTCATGCTCATATTGGTCTTAAGAGGATGGGAGAACTTGATGGTAAACCATTCTTTGAAGCAATGAAAAAATGGTAtaatgaggaagaagcagaagAAAAAGGTTCAGAACTGTGCTCATTGTGGGATGAGTATCTTAGGGATTCAGACTGGCATCCTTTCAAAGTTGTTACAGCTGAAGGGAAACATAAG GAAATACtaaaggaagaagatgaaaaattgaaaggtctgaagaaacaaatgggtGAAGAAGTGTACAAGGCAGTGACTACAGCTTTACTGGAGATCAATGAATACAATCCAAGTGGAAGGTATATAACCTCGGAGTTGTGGAACTTTCGAGAAGGAAGAAGGGCTAGGCTACAAGAGGGAGTTGAAATTTTACTGAAACAatggaaattattaaaaaaacgcAAGAGATGA
- the LOC102628495 gene encoding uncharacterized protein LOC102628495, with protein MPKSKRDRPVTLSKTKKKGKEHKEVIVNSIRNAVENYKSIYVFSFENMRNLKFKEFREQIKPSRFFLGSNKVMQVALGRSVSDEIQPGLNKVSKFLCGNTGLFLTNMPKEEVESLFNKYEDYDFARTGSMATEKVELPEGPLEQFTHEMEPFLRKQGMPVRLNKGVVELVSDFVVCEEGKPLSPESARILRLLGIKMATFKLHLICRWSAEDFELYREGLDESDVESA; from the exons ATGCCGAAATCCAAACGTGACCGACCAG TTACTTTATCAAAgaccaaaaagaaaggaaaggaaCACAAAGAAGTAATAGTAAATTCCATAAGGAATGCAgttgaaaattacaaatcaattTACGTTTTCTCTTTTGAGAACATGAGAAATCTCAAGTTCAAAGAGTTCAGAGAGCAGATCAAACCAAGcag aTTTTTTCTGGGGTCAAATAAAGTCATGCAGGTTGCTTTGGGTCGGTCGGTATCCGATGAGATACAGCCAGGCCTAAACAAAGTTTCTAAG TTTCTCTGTGGAAATACTGGACTTTTTCTTACAAATATGCCCAAGGAAGAGGTTGAAAG cttgtttaataaatatgaagaCTATGACTTTGCAAGGACAGGAAGCATGGCAACAGAAAAG GTGGAACTTCCAGAAGGTCCTCTGGAACAGTTCACACATGAAATGGAGCCATTTTTGCGCAAACAAGGGATGCCTGTTCGGTTGAACAAAG GTGTGGTGGAACTTGTTTCAGATTTTGTTGTTTGCGAAGAAGGAAAGCCTCTGTCACCTGAGTCAGCTCGAATACTG CGATTGCTGGGCATCAAGATGGCTACCTTCAAACTTCACTTAATCTGCAGATGGAGTGCTGAGGATTTTGAACTTTACAGAGAAGGACTTGATGAGTCGGACGTTGAATCTGCATGA
- the LOC102629251 gene encoding uncharacterized protein LOC102629251 isoform X1 codes for MDFSFLHKTTSILILALISFLFLLFQSSNASIHTYDNNPFRDVGNSALLPGGSEGLAASLDGSRSFIRFENVTFWRTKAAADEHSEMEHSTGLVQVVIFEAADRNNIGGSAYGGQRSICCTPDLAKLEGCKQGEVIRMPSATDINWPIVLNVQFSGNYLSTKMDNVDVPITKTGMYNLFFIACDPKLKGLVMSGKTIWKNPNGYLPGRMAPLMNFYVYMSLAYVVLSVIWFIQYVRYWKDILQLQHCITAVITLGLFEMILWFSEYANFNNTGIRPVVITTWVVTVGAVRKSLTRLLILCVSMGYGVVRPTLGGLTSKVLLLGATYFLASELLDITEFVGTISDISGRARLFLVLPVAFLDAFLILWIFTSLSKTLEQLQAKRSSIKLDIYRKFSNALAVTVIASVIWIAYEVYFKATDPFNERWQSAWIITAFWDVLAFALLCVICYLWAPSQNSQRYAYSEEVGEEYDEETQSLTRGKPEGDLSLVKQEKKEKDAGVTANISDEDDVEEDKRE; via the exons ATGGATTTCTCATTTCTTCACAAAACAACAAGCATTCTCATTCTCGCTCTCATTTCCTTCCTCTTCCTGTTGTTCCAATCATCCAATGCTTCGATTCACACTTACGACAACAATCCCTTCCGAGACGTCGGCAACTCCGCCCTTCTCCCCGGAGGCAGCGAAGGCCTCGCCGCCTCCCTCGACGGCTCCCGCTCTTTCATTCg ATTTGAGAATGTCACTTTCTGGAGGACTAAGGCAGCTGCTGATGAGCATTCAGAAATGGAGCACAGTACTGGGTTGGTACAAGTTGTTATTTTTGAGGCAGCTGATCGTAATAATATTGGGGGTTCCGCCTATGGTGGACAGAGGTCTATATGTTGTACCCCTGATCTTGCTAAGCTGGAAGGCTGCAAGCAGGGTGAGGTTATTAGGATGCCTTCTGCTACAGATATTAATTGGCCAATCGTTTTAAATGTACAATTCAGTGGGAACTACTTGTCTACAAAGATGGATAATGTGGATGTGCCAATTACAAAAACTGGAATGTATAATTTATTCTTCATAGCATGTGACCCTAAACTCAAGGGTCTGGTAATGAGTGGGAAGACAATATGGAAGAATCCTAATGGTTACTTACCGGGGAGAATGGCTCCACTAATGAACTTCTATGTGTATATGTCTCTTGCATATGTGGTTCTTAGTGTAATTTGGTTCATTCAATATGTGAGGTATTGGAAGGATATACTGCAACTTCAGCATTGCATCACAGCTGTGATAACTCTCGGATTGTTTGAGATGATTCTTTGGTTTTCTGAGtatgcaaattttaataacacaGGAATTAGACCAGTTGTAATTACAACTTGGGTTGTGACAGTTGGAGCAGTAAGAAAATCACTTACTCGCCTTCTTATTCTCTGTGTTTCAATGGGCTATGGGGTTGTGCGGCCCACTCTTGGCGGCCTTACCTCAAAGGTGCTTCTTCTGGGTGCGACATACTTTTTGGCATCTGAGTTGCTGGATATTACTGAGTTTGTTGGAACCATCAGCGACATATCCGGAAGAGCAAgactttttcttgttcttcctGTTGCATTCTTGGATGCCTTTTTGATATTGTGGATTTTTACTTCTCTTTCAAAGACACTGGAGCAGCTGCAG GCAAAAAGGAGTTCTATCAAGTTGGATATATATAGGAAGTTCTCAAATGCATTAGCTGTGACAGTCATTGCTTCAGTTATTTGGATAGCTTATGAG GTGTATTTCAAAGCAACAGATCCTTTCAATGAGCGATGGCAGAGTGCTTGGATCATTACTGCTTTCTGGGACGTTCTTGCCTTTGCCTTGCTATGTGTTATTTGCTATCTGTGGGCCCCATCTCAGAACTCCCAAAG GTACGCCTACTCGGAGGAAGTGGGAGAAGAATATGATGAAGAAACTCAGTCTTTAACAAGGGGCAAGCCAGAGGGTGATCTTAGTTTAGTCAAGcaggaaaagaaagaaaaggatgCCGGAGTCACTGCCAATATTTCTGACGAAGATGATGTAGAAGAGGACAAGAGGGAATAA
- the LOC102630013 gene encoding probable U3 small nucleolar RNA-associated protein 7 isoform X2 — MISCYRVDACSLTILLPISIELGPYTLDFTSSGRYMAAAGRKGHLAVVDMKNMNLIKEIQVRETVRDVVFLHNELFFAAAQKKYPYIYNRDGTELHCLKEHGAVLKLQFLRNHFLLVSINKFGQLRYQDVTMGEIVGNFRTGLGRTDVMRVNPFNGVVSLGHSGGTVTMWKPTTAAPLIKMLCHQGPVSALAFHPNGHLMATSGKECKIKIWDLRKYEVLQTLPGHAKTLDFSQKGLLAVGTGSFVQILGDFSGSHNYSRYMGNSMVKGYQIGKVSFRPYEDVLGIGHSMGWSSILVPGSGEPNFDSWVANPFETSKQRREKEVRSLLDKLPPETIMLNPSKIGTVREAKKKEKPTKQEREAEMEAAVEAVKGFVWKNKTKGRNKPSKKAKKKQELVAKAKRPFLDQQLKGEQSLSTKKQKLSEEVELPASLQRFARKKPTA, encoded by the exons ATGATATCGTGTTACCGGGTTGATGCCTGCTCCCTGACTATTTTGCTACCAATTTCCATtg AACTTGGTCCATATACTCTGGATTTTACGTCAAGTGGTCGATATATGGCAGCTGCTGGACGCAAGGGGCACCTAGCTGTTGTGgacatgaaaaatatgaacttaattaaagaaattcaa GTTAGAGAAACAGTACGCGATGTGGTCTTCTTGCACAATGAGCTGTTTTTTGCTGCTGCCCAGAAAAA GTACCCTTATATTTACAATCGAGATGGCACTGAACTTCATTGTTTAAAG GAACATGGTGCAGTTCTGAAACTTCAGTTTCTGAGAAACCACTTTCTCTTGGTGTCCATAAACAAATTTGGGCAGCTTCGATATCAAGATGTTACAATGGGTGAGATTGTGGGTAATTTTCGAACTGGTCTAGGCCGTACTGATGTAATGCGGGTGAATCCCTTCAATGGGGTTGTTTCTTTGGGTCATTCTGGTGGAACGGTAACCATGTGGAAACCCACCACTGCTGCTCCCCTTATCAAGATGCTATGTCATCAGGGGCCTGTTTCAGCGTTGGCATTCCATCCTAATGGTCATCTCATGGCCACATCTGGCAAAGAATGTAAAATTAAGATTTGGGACTTGAGGAAATACGAGGTTCTCCAGACATTACCCGGCCATGCAAAGACTTTAGACTTCAGTCAGAAAGGTTTGCTTGCTGTTGGGACTGGATCATTTGTACAGATTCTGGGAGATTTTTCTGGATCTCATAACTATAGCAGGTACATGGGTAATTCTATGGTGAAAGGCTACCAAATAGGAAAAGTTTCATTTCGCCCATATGAAGATGTGTTAGGCATCGGGCACTCCATGGGTTGGTCTAGTATTCTTGTTCCCGGATCAGGTGAGCCCAACTTCGATTCCTGGGTGGCAAACCCATTCGAAACATCTAAACAGAGGAGAGAGAAGGAAGTGCGCTCTCTTCTTGACAAGCTCCCACCTGAAACAATCATGCTGAATCCATCTAAGATTGGTACGGTGAGGGAAgcgaagaagaaagagaaaccAACTAAGCAGGAGAGAGAAGCCGAAATGGAAGCTGCTGTTGAGGCCGTTAAGGGCTTCGTTTGGAAGAATAAAACAAAGGGTAGGAATAAACCGAGTAAGAAAGCCAAGAAGAAACAAGAACTGGTTGCAAAAGCCAAGAGACCGTTTCTGGATCAACAATTAAAGGGAGAACAATCATTGTCtacaaagaagcaaaaattATCCGAGGAAGTTGAACTACCGGCATCTTTGCAGAGATTTGCACGCAAGAAACCAACGGCATGA
- the LOC102629251 gene encoding uncharacterized protein C26H5.07c isoform X2 gives MDFSFLHKTTSILILALISFLFLLFQSSNASIHTYDNNPFRDVGNSALLPGGSEGLAASLDGSRSFIRFENVTFWRTKAAADEHSEMEHSTGLVQVVIFEAADRNNIGGSAYGGQRSICCTPDLAKLEGCKQGEVIRMPSATDINWPIVLNVQFSGNYLSTKMDNVDVPITKTGMYNLFFIACDPKLKGLVMSGKTIWKNPNGYLPGRMAPLMNFYVYMSLAYVVLSVIWFIQYVRYWKDILQLQHCITAVITLGLFEMILWFSEYANFNNTGIRPVVITTWVVTVGAVRKSLTRLLILCVSMGYGVVRPTLGGLTSKVLLLGATYFLASELLDITEFVGTISDISGRARLFLVLPVAFLDAFLILWIFTSLSKTLEQLQAKRSSIKLDIYRKFSNALAVTVIASVIWIAYEILSMSDGRVLGSLLLSGTFLPLPCYVLFAICGPHLRTPKGTPTRRKWEKNMMKKLSL, from the exons ATGGATTTCTCATTTCTTCACAAAACAACAAGCATTCTCATTCTCGCTCTCATTTCCTTCCTCTTCCTGTTGTTCCAATCATCCAATGCTTCGATTCACACTTACGACAACAATCCCTTCCGAGACGTCGGCAACTCCGCCCTTCTCCCCGGAGGCAGCGAAGGCCTCGCCGCCTCCCTCGACGGCTCCCGCTCTTTCATTCg ATTTGAGAATGTCACTTTCTGGAGGACTAAGGCAGCTGCTGATGAGCATTCAGAAATGGAGCACAGTACTGGGTTGGTACAAGTTGTTATTTTTGAGGCAGCTGATCGTAATAATATTGGGGGTTCCGCCTATGGTGGACAGAGGTCTATATGTTGTACCCCTGATCTTGCTAAGCTGGAAGGCTGCAAGCAGGGTGAGGTTATTAGGATGCCTTCTGCTACAGATATTAATTGGCCAATCGTTTTAAATGTACAATTCAGTGGGAACTACTTGTCTACAAAGATGGATAATGTGGATGTGCCAATTACAAAAACTGGAATGTATAATTTATTCTTCATAGCATGTGACCCTAAACTCAAGGGTCTGGTAATGAGTGGGAAGACAATATGGAAGAATCCTAATGGTTACTTACCGGGGAGAATGGCTCCACTAATGAACTTCTATGTGTATATGTCTCTTGCATATGTGGTTCTTAGTGTAATTTGGTTCATTCAATATGTGAGGTATTGGAAGGATATACTGCAACTTCAGCATTGCATCACAGCTGTGATAACTCTCGGATTGTTTGAGATGATTCTTTGGTTTTCTGAGtatgcaaattttaataacacaGGAATTAGACCAGTTGTAATTACAACTTGGGTTGTGACAGTTGGAGCAGTAAGAAAATCACTTACTCGCCTTCTTATTCTCTGTGTTTCAATGGGCTATGGGGTTGTGCGGCCCACTCTTGGCGGCCTTACCTCAAAGGTGCTTCTTCTGGGTGCGACATACTTTTTGGCATCTGAGTTGCTGGATATTACTGAGTTTGTTGGAACCATCAGCGACATATCCGGAAGAGCAAgactttttcttgttcttcctGTTGCATTCTTGGATGCCTTTTTGATATTGTGGATTTTTACTTCTCTTTCAAAGACACTGGAGCAGCTGCAG GCAAAAAGGAGTTCTATCAAGTTGGATATATATAGGAAGTTCTCAAATGCATTAGCTGTGACAGTCATTGCTTCAGTTATTTGGATAGCTTATGAG ATCCTTTCAATGAGCGATGGCAGAGTGCTTGGATCATTACTGCTTTCTGGGACGTTCTTGCCTTTGCCTTGCTATGTGTTATTTGCTATCTGTGGGCCCCATCTCAGAACTCCCAAAG GTACGCCTACTCGGAGGAAGTGGGAGAAGAATATGATGAAGAAACTCAGTCTTTAA